CTGCACGATATTCGTGCGAGCGCTTGTTTGGTCTTCTGACTTGAAAAAATGCCTTCCTCCGTTGAATCGCGTGCTACCCAATTTGACTGCGTCCGTGTCTCTCAGTTCGGTGTGGGCTTCTATTCCGCCTTTGTCGTATCTGATCGCGTTGATGTTTACACGCGAGcacacgaagaaggcgcgaaggcctATCTGTGGAGCTCAGACGGAGCAGGAGATTTTACCGTCAAGGAGCTTTccgaggcagaggcggaagctgCCGGTCTCAAGAGAGGAACCAAAATCGTTTGCCATCTCAAGAAAGACTGTCTTGAATTTTCGAATATTTACCATGTTAAAGAATGTGCTACGAAgttctcctcttttgtcAAGTAAGTTTTCCGTCGATAGTGAGATGAACGCCAACTAATTAAATTGGGCGTATGCGATATTGTGCAAAATCTCGTCGTGGGCAATAAGCACAGAGTCTTGTTCAGCGGACACCTGAGAAAGCAGCACGGTGATTGTTGCTCGATGGGAATCGTTGTTCTGGGGTGATGCCTCAGTACCGAGTCCCTAGCGTAGCAGCATCTTGTCGCATCGTCCCATGTGATTTTGTCAAGCGCTAATCATCAGATTGACAGGCGAGATAAGGTGCACGCAGAAGCATGGAAGACTTGCGTCGTGTGTCAGGTAGCATCTGTCAAAGGAAACTGTAACGAGCGAACAAGCCTCGAGGCAACCAGACGGTGGCTCTGTGTGAACTGGTGCGTTGGTGCTTTATCGTACCTCGTATGGTGTTCCTATTACGGGGGTTGCGAACTCGTTATATCTGTCACAAACGCTCCATGATTATGAACATGTAACCCTGTAGATGTACACCTTTTGTATGGTGTGAACGCCCTGCACACATACAGGCTTCTGTCATGCTCTACCAAACAGGCGCGACTGAATGTTTATTCAAGTAACACAACGATAAAGCGACACATTTGTTCCATACTCTGACAAGCTCTTATGAGAGGCCTCCACATCACGTGCCTTTCTGAAGTCAAGTGTGTGCATTCGCAGCTTCCCAATCTATGtcaaggaaggagaagggaaagacacgAAAATCACATCCCAACAGGCGTTGTGGCTGCAAGCGTCGGCCACGGAGGACGAACATCGCCAATTCTTCAGGTAGGCACCCAGTGAGTCGTGCTGATTTGTCAATATGCCCCGGAGAAAAATGACGAACGTTAGATACGGGCAATGTTACGCAGGCGTCTGATGCGCGGCAAGATagacgcacagagaaagaaaagaacgggaCCAGTATCTCGGAACACATGGAAGTGGCGCAAGGGCGAGTCGTGGTTTTCGAGTCTTGTGTATACAACAGGTACTTAAGCAATACTTCGTGGGGTGACCCCATGTACAGTATCATGTTCCGCACCgatgcgcctctctccatcaAGGTAAGCGCTGGCCGTCTGTATGCATGCGTTCATGCGGAaagtcccttcttctctcaagGGAAGGAACGTATATGATCATCGGATGCTGCGATCGAGGCGTGTGCACATTGATGACCAGTAGAATGCACATGCATTCCGTTCACAAGCTGTGCAACCGGCCATCTTGTGCGTCTAGATCCGCGCAAAGCCTACAAGCATGTCCACCCTCCATGCCTATCAGTGGAATATTCAGGCGCAGAATACGCACGATTAGCCAACGCGCTGCACTTTGGCTCCAACACCAAGCTGGAAAGCTGAAACGGTGCCGGTCGGTTACGGGCACGCGAGGCTAATGCAAATTAATTACCGCAGTTGCAATTCGCTTTGTCCCGTCTACTATCACCCAGGAGACACTCAGTTGATCTCAGCGTCACAACGCCAAAGAGCAGCACTTGCGTATGGCAAAAACGGTTTTCGATTCCTTGACGGGGTGCGTTGTCGGTACTGtatcttcttctctttcctgcttgGCTGTGCGAGTACCGCCTGggtttcctcgcttcgtcAAAAAGATTTCATTAACGCTCACGTTATCGCCCAGTTTCTTCATCCCTCCCTAACTTTATGTTCGCCGCCCAATGGTGTGTTTGTGCAGGCGGTTTTTTATATTCCGGAGGATGCTCCAAGCCGCCTTTTCCAACCGGCAAATGACGTTGGGGTCTCGCTGCACTCGCGCCGTGTTTTAGTGAAGAAATCTGCGACAGATATCATACCTAAGTGGCTTGGCTTTGTCAAGGGTGTCATCGATTGTGATGATATCCCCCTCAATGTCAGCCGCGAAAATATGCAAAACTCACTTCTCATTGAGAAGCTGTCTCAGATCCTTGTCCGGAGAATTCTGAAATTCCTGGATGACCAGGTAAGAGCAGCAAACGCTGCTTGGCGAGATCGGTATGTAAATTTCATCGAACAGGCTGGCCTCGGAAGTCTTAAAGTCATTTTATGTCTACTAGGAAGTTGGAAATGCTGCCCTACGATGCTGAACCGCAGGCCAGCGCCGCATGAGCTTCCACCACATATGCATCAGTATCCGTTGCACAGTCCGGCTCTACCACATGGCAAACGATCGCGTTGTAATGTTACAAGGACTTGCCCGTTGTCGTATGCGGCCGCTGTAGTGCGTGTAGTCTGCTGGTGTCAAGCGCTCGTGTTCATGCTTTCTTCTGATGTATGGCCAACAGGCGAAACACACTTGGGGCTACATGCTTATGAGGGGGACGTGCCACCAGTGGATAGATGCGTGTTTATTTCCTCTTGCCTTTTTTGCCTCGTAGTCTGATTCATCTCCAGGCGCTTGCCTGCTGTGTTTCTCGTCCCATTCTGGATTGGCACCGCACCGCTTCCCTGTGTGTTGTAGTCGAAGTCGAACCCAGAGAAGTACCTGGAGTTTTACCGAAAATACGCGCAACACCTGAAGGAGGGGGTGCTGGACGACGCACACCACGGAAGCAAGTTCAAAGACAGTCTTCTGAAGCTTCTCAGGTAAGATAAAGATTCTTCAGTTAGCATCGTTTGGGAGCACTGCGGGCGTCCAGAAATTCGGGAAGCGAGGAGCTCGAAAGCAATTCGATTCCAAAGCGGTAACATGACCTCGAAATGCGGTGAGCCATGTCGCGCGTCAAAGGGTCGCGAGCCGCCAGGGAGAGCGAACTGATTCACTGCATGGATCTGCGTCTGGTTATCAATTTCAGATTTCAAACGTCAGAAACCCCATCTGGCGAGCTAGTCTCTCTGGACAAGTATCTCGAAATGGTCAAACCCGAGCAGCAAAACATCTACTTCTACTGCTGTCCTGGTCGCGAGGTGAGAAGTGAACTTCGACTGTGTACACCAGCGAATCTGCATCTCAACATCGGTGTCCGTATCAAGGCAGTCGGCGGAGGCGCAACGAATGCTCGCCTGTGCGTGTATTTGAATGACCTGCTGATTCCCTTCAGACCGCCATGGCGTCGCCGTATATGGAGCAGTTCAGGGAGTGGAAGAGACCCGTACTGCTGATGATGGACGATATTGACGAGTTCGTAGCCATGAACGTTCAAGTAAGTCGTATAagtttcttttctgtgtctgttcTCGTTTGTGACACTCTCCATAAAGAGTCTTTAGTGGGCGTAGATGCCCGTATTCAAGAACACCACAGCCACTGGATGTTATGTATATCACGGTGAAGTCTTCGTATATGTGCGTCCACCACACGGCCCAACTTTTAAGCCAATTTTCCCAGGTCATCGTATATGCACTTCACAGACGTCCGGAAGTGCCGTGTCTGTGGAGAGCCCAAACGGGTTGCTTACATGACTCCTGGGGTTCCCCCTCACCGCAGGCCTTGTGAGGCATCACTACCCAAGCTTTGCTTTATCAGAGGAATTATGAATGTCGTTttgtgtttgcatgcagtcctTCAAAGACAAGAAGTTTGTGGCTATTGATGCTCCAGAGGAAGACTTCGAGCCGCTGCttgaggaagacaaagaggggagaaaggagaaaaaggtcGATACTCCAGCCCTAGTTGGTGACCATCGGAAGGAACTAGAACTGTTTGTGCAGGTTAGTCTCCGGTTCAAATGTGAGGTCGCGGCTTGCAACATCATTACATCTTCTCCGTTTATGTATTGAATGACCACGCCTGGTCGATAGGTCCTGGGAAATATCTGTCGGTTTTGGGGTGGGAGTATACCTGAGACCGTCTGCCAGAGAGGCGATTACGTGGGGGGCAAAAAGTGTGAGACTGGTGGTGTGTAGCAGGGAAAGTCGGAGAAATGCTAGCTGACTCCACCCGCTTGCCTGAAGTGCCGCAACGACCCCCAAATTATTGACGGAGTGCACACGAGAGAGGTCCTGTTCCTCCGAGTTCTTTCTCATTCAGCCAGTGATGCCGGTGAAGTGTGTtcattcgcttcttcgtaGTAGAGGAAAGTGAGTGAGAGGGCTGACACTAAAGGGCCTGAGGGTATTTGTATCGTCCTGTATTTTTCACATGGTTCCATGGTGACGAATCAGTGCCGTTGCTGATCTCTTCAGAACACTCTGGGAAGCCGGGTATCCTCTGTCAAGTTTTCCGACCGTCTCGTCAAGACACCTGCAGTCGTGACGGGCTTTTTGTCCTCAACATTGCGGAAGATGATGAAGGCTACCCTCCAGGGGGCACCTGATGCTCAATTAAGTAAGTATATTTGCGATATTGCGCGGCTATATGGTTCCCGGTATCCATAGTCTCCTCGTGCCTTTCCGCAGGAGTGTTGGGGTACCAGGGTGTCTGCATATGATCTGCCTGACGTGGAATGGCCAGCAATCCAtttgtgcgtgtgtgcaAGATCCCGTGTGTGCATTTTGTGTAAAAAATACAACTGGCAGAGGTCCTGAGTCCGTCGATATGCTGGCCGTACCAAAAGGAATTCATACAGATCAGTCAGAGGTGCAATTCTATCACTGCAGAATACTACATCTGTCCTGTTTCTGTAACTCTTCAGAAATGGCAAGTCTACCTGTTACGCTGGAGCTCAACCCTCACCATCAGATGATTACATCTCTCTATCACCTTCAGCGCACCAACAGCGATGTCGCCAAGGTAAGTCGCCATGAATCGGGCGGGGGGGACCTATGGCAGCTCGTAGCGTTTCGCGTTTGTCCCGCAGCGCGTTACACCAGACCCACGGAGCACTGCTAGGGACTACGTGGGACACGTGTGCACTAGGAACGGGaaccgtttccttttttgctTATCTGTCGTCAAGCATCGAGGAATAATTCTTGCGGTCAACCGTCTGAACGCTTCCCGAAAAGGACGCGCTGACGTACGCATTTGCAACCGTTTCTTCCTTGACCGGAATATGTCGATCCCTCGAACCCCCACGTTGTCTTCTTGTTTGTAGCTGTTAGTCGAGCAGCTCTACGACAATGCGTGCATCGCTGCGGGTATAATGGAGGATCCACGCTGTATGTTGGAGCGCCTTAACCATTTGCTCGAAGTAACTGCTCAGTATGCTTACCACCACACCGAAAATGCGGCAGCGGCTGACGTGACGTCTCCCGACAGCGACACAACTTCAACAAGTGCGACCGAAGACAAAAGAAAACAACCCGAATCTTCAGCTGCACAAGAGGTCTGTACAGGCGTGCCGGAGGTGGAGCCGAAGAAGGCTGAGGCTGTCGGGCGAGAGGGGGCCAGCGCGTAACCATCCCTGTTTCCACTTTTTACAAAGGAGGTTGTAGCTGTATCTCACAGGTGCCGGAGGGTCATTCAGCCCCGTAGCATTTGGTGCGTTGAACGTTTGTAGGCTGTTTACCTTTAGGGTGCTGCTGGTTCGTTCATTTATGCATTCCACGTGGTTTCGTGGCGAACGTGGCCATATGTGAGGGACGAAAAGCGACGGTGACTAGGGTATGCATGGGATATTCCCAAACAGTGAGACATCCCAGCAACTGAATCCGTCGCCGGTTTGCGGGACTTGCTAGAGTTAGCTTCTCCCATTCAGAAACGATCCTTTAGCAAAAGCCAGCTGTTGGCGTCTCTTCAATTTCTGAAACCCAGTTGGGGAGGCATAGCTGGAGCAGAAACTTACAGTTGCAATTATTCACACAATTGGACCAAGGGGTAGATGCGGCCAGTCGCTCACTACCAAGGCCAGTGAAGTGGCCAACCagcccacacacacacagcacTTGAACATCTACTCCAGTGCGTGTTACGGTGGAAAAAATTTTTGCGGCGACCGCCGGGCAAAACTCAGCAATGCAGAGGGGCGTTCATAAAACCCTACGCTTACGGTGCCGATCTGAGTCACACCCGCCGGTGGCCTCTCCGGTGGATTTGGGCTACTCGCCAACGAAGCGGCTCGCAGGTAATGGAGGCATTGCGGCAGCATTGATTGCTGCTGCCCATTCCTGAAAGGTGTCGAAGAGAGCCGCGAGTTCTGGGCGTTCCTGCTGATTGCAGCCGTGAATGAAAGGAGCAGAGCGAGGCATCAGACACAGCCAGGTTCGGTGGTGCGTTCCTCTGTTGGGCAGATTTTGAGGTCGGAATAAAAGCTATTCTGATGGCTAATGCTTCACGTTCTCGTCTTGAATGACAGACAAAATCGTGTTGTGTGTGAAGAGGGAGGTGCGGGTGTCATCAGTCTCTCAGTGCGTTCCTGCTGTCTTTGTGCTTGGGCCTCTCCGTGCCTACCGTCGCGCAGTTCACTAAGTGTCAGTCGAGTCTCACCTTTGTAAACTGGTTGAGGGTATCTGTCAGGCTTTTCGCGTCATTCCGGACTTTCTTGACTGCTGCAATTGTGGATGCCTGATTGCCACACGCGCGATGTAGCACAGTGATGAACCGGTGATGTGCTCAGTTCCGGAGATGATGGCACTTCTGCTTCTTACTTTCAGCGGAGTTCGGGTGTCCTCTTCTGTAGCCACGCTCAGCCGCTTGACGAGCTTTTGATATTGTAGAATGCAAGCAAGGTTCAGCGACCGCCTGACTGCAGACGTGGGTCATCCCATAGCCAAATAAAACGCAGACGCCTCAATTGGGGAACGGGAATCAAGTCTCATTGTTGAGGGGCCCTGTCACACACTGCACACTGGGGCCTTCAGCATGTTTTCTGGTCCTCTATAATGTCCGAACTGCTTCGGCAAAAATAAAACTAGCACATCAGGTTGAATCTAGCGAATGGATACTCGCCGTGTCGTAGCTTGACCGGCAACAAGAGGGCGTACATCTCATCTGCACCGTCATCGCCTGAATGCTGCACATCTCGTTCCGCATTTCTGCTACATCTTCCCAAACTTTTTGGAGTTGGAGGTGCAACTGCAGCATACACGCGAGGCAACAAAAAGCACTTGCCCTCCAGCGTCCGAGTACCTCACGCAAACCAAGTTTTTCGTCCCCCGTGTGTTTATGCGTCGTCCTGAGCACTTACATCAGTGATCTCTTGTACTAAGGCTTGAGTCTTCTCATCAAGTTCGCCCGAGCTTTCTGCCAAAGGAAGAATCCGAACTCACTCTAGTGAATAAAAGGAATGCCATTGTCTTTGCATTTTCGACCAGCCTGTCGGTGACACATTGTCTTGGACCCCGGCGCGTTGACACGCACGGCAACGAGGGTATGGTGTGTTGCAAGCATGCATACCCTCAGCCTGCTTCAGCTTTTGCTTCAGCAGTGAAGCTTGTCTGCCAAGCGACACTCGCATGTGGGTATCGCCtgtcgtttttttttgtcgtGGCTCTTGTTTAAGCTGAATGAATTGCCGTTTTTGTATCGCCTGTCAGAATGGGCAGGTACACAGGCAATTGCTAACAGAGAAGGTAAAAGCGTTCTACAAGCACTTCCACACAACCATCGGTTTCGGGAAATCATGCGTGTTCTGCTGTACTGGAAAATACCGTCATGGAGGAATTCCGCGCAGCCCTCCAGTGTCTCACGCTTCGCCACCATCAGAAATACGGTGCGGCCAAGTCGTACCCGATGAAACAGAGATGAGACGTACTCGCTGCATCTCGCTGAGCATTTGCTCTTGGCATTTCTTCAGTTGATCCAACCGGAGTTTCATACGATGAATTTCTTTCTTCATAGCAACTAGCTCGCTCTGAGTCGCAAACACAAATTTGACCGAGCAGCTCCACAGCTTTGGTAGGTCCTGCACTTTTTTAGTTGCTCTTTAATTCCTTCACAGGTACTACCCGGGATTCCACGCCACAAGCCACCGGCGGTTATGAGGTCTGCACTTGGCAAACCATGTTTATGTTCTCGAGTCTATCAAACGAACCCGCTCTGGCTGGTCGACTGCTAGTGTAAGGATTAAAGAATTGCAGCAGCTGTCCAGTACCTGTGGTAACCGAACAACTGCAAAGCCCGTACCTGCCCAACGGCGGGGTCCAGGGCCTCGTGCATCTCCTTCTCAAGAAATATTTTCCGCTCCCAGAGCATGATCTGCCTTTCGGCCTCAACCAGTTCTTCTTCGAGTTtggccttctcctctctgatGTTCTGAGAAGACAGTATACGTAATGTTACAACCGAAACGGACAAACTCGAGTAGACAGATGGTTGGAAAGATTCAGCCGTCAGCATGTATAAGAGCTGATGGATCGATCCATGGTTTGCAATCCTGTGTTGTTGGCAGCTGTCGCAAGGGATCTGGGGATTTTTCAGACGGAGAATAGTTCCGGCGAGGTGGAATGCGCATGGCTGTCCAGCAACCAGTTTAGTCGACCAGCCAGGGTGGCATTCGGCGCCCACGGTTTTAACTGACGGATTGTAGCTATGGGTGTCCCGCTGCCAAAACGAGGACGCCACCTTTTCCCCTGCGGTCGATGAGCTGTTCAGCAGCGTCGTTTGCAAGTTTACATCCATCCTAGTGTGTCATGGCGCGTCTTAAAGCTCGTAATACCTGAGTCGTCTCAGCAAGCTGGGCTTCAAGTTTCTCATGTTCTGCCATGCGAATACCGAAGTCGTGTGCCAGgctctgcgtttctctctcgtatGTTTGTTGCTTTTCAGCCTGTTTGACGATGAGTTGGTTCACCCAGCTCATTTCTGTGCGCATATCTTTTATAGCGCCTTGCATTTCTTTAATTTCCTTGGAGTTGAGAGCTATCTCGGATGTGAGCCTGATTCTTTTCTGCTGGGAGATGAGCTGTTCGTCCTTTTTCGCTGAGATCTGCGCAGGGAGAGTGGACAGAACAGTTACATATGCAGCCGACAACCTCCGCTTCACGAAAGTAGCGCACCCCCGCTCTTGATGTTGGCCCTCGTTGGTGTGTTTGACCTCCGGGATCCGGCTTCTGAAAGTCGGGGCGAAAATCCGCAGGCCCACATCGTAGCTAGCTCAAATGCAAAGTGGAGGCCAACTGTCATCAATCTCTTCTCAGAAGACAATTAGGTAGACCTGCTAGTAAAAGACGCCCTTTGCCCCTCTGTGCATCTGTCTTCCACACATGGTGTTGCAAACCTACAGTGTACAAAGGCACTCCCACATTCGGCAacttgcctcttcctccaaCGATGATGTCTTATTCTGGATCATAATGAGCTCGGTTTGCTTTCTCATCCACACGTTTTGCATGTCCGTGCTCTCGGTGACCTTGGCGCTTATCTGCTTTCTGCACACGTGACCGGGATTCTCAGCGACATCTAAATGTCTAACAGCCAGGTGCAGATTGCTCAATGATGTATGTGAGCAAATTTAGATCGGCGCGGTAGTACAAACAGGTTTTACGAACTGGAACTACAGAAGACCTGGAATTCCTGCCCCTATGTGAGGCAACCAACTTAACTTGAAATTGTGTGGTAGATGACAGCGAAAGAGCTCACGCACCTCATGCCCTTTATTTTTGCCTCCAACGGTCCTGAGCCTTCGTCGTCGAACTTAGATCTTCTCTCATCGTACTCCCTGAACAAATATAGAACCAGAGAAATGAGGCAGCAGGCATGTCGAGGCCTCCGAAGCGCCTGGCTCCCTTGCGTtcggcgctgcatgcgtgatCGAAACTGTCACTGCACACGTATGTTTCACACGACACGCGCGCGTGACCGGACAAACATTCAGGAAGCATGGGAGACACAGTTGCTCATGCGTCGATGAGGCTGTAGCTTTCAAGCAAGGTATAGGCTCCAGTCACATGGAAACAACTAGGGCACTCAAATGTTAGCAGCACTCACTCTGTCGTAAGCGGAAAGTTAAATTTATACCCCTCGTATTTGGCGTCATAAGTTGTCAGGCATCAGAGCTGCGTGTGCGACATTAAGCGATTGACAAACACAATTTTCTGCACGCGAAGAAGTGATTTCCATGCTCATTCGTAAAAAAATATTCCTTCGACCCTATAGTTTCAGTTTTGGTTTCCGAACAAGATCCTCAACCATCGGCGTCTGCATTCCCCGTGGTAGGGACTAGGGTTTGATTGGTTTGGACACGCGGAAAGCCTTGCAAGGTGTCGTACGTATGTGGTGTTTGAGGAGCTAATACGTGAGCAGGCAACGGATATGAAAAGCACATTTGATTCTAAGTTTGGTAACAAAGCCGGTGTACACGTCTGCCACAGACAACGAGTAATATGTTTGTCTCGATACGCTTGCTTGTGGACACGGTTGACCTGACTCACTTGTTTAGTTTCTCGACCAGCTGTTGCTTCTTGTCAATTTCGATGTGACCCTTCTTGATCTCAGCCTCATACTGCAGCGAAATGACACGCGAGTCACAGATTCGAACCAGTGATCACCGATGCACGCAACAGACCTGGTGGCAGGAAATGTTTTAAAGTGAATATTTCCCGTACATAGCAACCACCCCCTGTACACGCCCGTGATCCCAACTGCGCAAACGTATGTCGTAAAAGTTCATTTTCATGCTTCGGCACCAATTACTAGGCCCGGTTGCAAAGCGTAGCATTGATATAGTATTACATGATAGTCGTCTGTCTTTGAATGTGTCTATAGCGGAAGCTCACACGACTATTTTGCCCGCTACCGAACCATTCAACCGCCTGCAAACCCACCTGGTCGACaagtttctccttttcgacAAGAGCTTTTTGAACACGTGTAAGGTCTTCTTGCAGTCCTGTATGCCGAGCCTTCAACTCCAGTGCTTCTACTTTCTTGCGGGCAGTGTCATTCTGAACCTGCTCgagctcttcctccttcctcttgcACTGCTCGTTCAGTTTCCGAGCTCTCTGCCCCACCACACACATTGGTCGGCAACCAATCGCATGTGGTAGCTGTTTGCGGCCTCTCTGTTCGGTGGGCCCCAATATTATGGTCGCTTGTTGTCCGCGGATCTTGCGCATCATGTGTATGGTCCctttcgtcgtcgcctttcgAAGGAAAATGAATGCTTAGAGGTAAACGTACCTTCGATGTATTAGCTGCTGCGCGATTGAGTGTAGCTTGGTTAGAAAGCAAGGTGACCACCTGTTCGTTGAGCGCGGTGTTCTCCTGACTTGCTTTCTTTATGTTATTCTCAACAAGCTGTAACAGCGATCACTCGCATGTCGTATCGCCATACACGTACGTTGCAGGATGACGCGCGGTGACGACCCACTGAGTGGTTCATTCATCTGCAGATCTCGGCGTCTACTATTGGCACGCAGCGTTGACTTGACGATTCATCGACCTACTGGCCAGTCGAAATCCTGTCCAGATATGGCGTCTAAGTTTCACTCCTAAACCGACCCCCACATACAACAGTGCATGATATTGCCCTAGAACCGGGTGCCACTACGCTGGCATAGGTGACGAGAACAATCGTCCACAGTGACGAACATTGACACGTGTATCCTAACTGAGATGGAAAAGGGTCAGCATGACTCTGGCAAAACCCTGACGCTGCGtctgtcgtttttctctcctttctaCGCGGCAATTCTCAGAAAACACGCGAGGTCACACCTTCACTTGGTTGCGGAAGTGGGACAGAGCGACCTCCGCCCTTGAAACTTCTTGGAGGGTATACTGAACAGATTTCTGTATCATattgttttctttttcgacCATCTCCACATCCCTCTCGACACTGGCAATCTGCGACTGTAACGTTTCCATGTGACTTGTGTTTGTGTTATGCTGCGCTATCAAGTTCTCGTTCTGCTCCTGAGCCTCCCTCACAGTCGCCtgacacggagacagggaccGCAAGAGCACTTTCACAATCCTACTTGGCTCCGCTCTGTGCCACTGCGCTTTGAGACACCGATGGCGGTGCGTGCACACACAAGAATCGACACACAAGATGGTGTACAATTCGGCAGAGGACAGCATCGCATGATCCAATTCTAATGGGCTGCAAAGC
This region of Neospora caninum Liverpool complete genome, chromosome Ia genomic DNA includes:
- a CDS encoding putative heat shock protein 90, which translates into the protein MVSSLSFAKNGDAGTMSNPSRKGLSGSVCIPVAPPTASPTFFLHQVKAALSSSAFPSPSTVLSSCCIQSKDARRGLFRSVARGLATVSCSGEDSSIRGTAHADSANTKDSGADAGQGEVHSFKAETRKLLHIVTHSLYTDKEVFVRELISNAADALEKLRFLQATQVSGTDSNQSIPLEIHLSTDAAAKTFTLQDTGVGMTKEELLEHLGTIAKSGSLEFLMKHQGEKNADIIGQFGVGFYSAFVVSDRVDVYTRAHEEGAKAYLWSSDGAGDFTVKELSEAEAEAAGLKRGTKIVCHLKKDCLEFSNIYHVKECATKFSSFVNFPIYVKEGEGKDTKITSQQALWLQASATEDEHRQFFRYLSNTSWGDPMYSIMFRTDAPLSIKAVFYIPEDAPSRLFQPANDVGVSLHSRRVLVKKSATDIIPKWLGFVKGVIDCDDIPLNVSRENMQNSLLIEKLSQILVRRILKFLDDQSKSNPEKYLEFYRKYAQHLKEGVLDDAHHGSKFKDSLLKLLRFQTSETPSGELVSLDKYLEMVKPEQQNIYFYCCPGRETAMASPYMEQFREWKRPVLLMMDDIDEFVAMNVQSFKDKKFVAIDAPEEDFEPLLEEDKEGRKEKKVDTPALVGDHRKELELFVQNTLGSRVSSVKFSDRLVKTPAVVTGFLSSTLRKMMKATLQGAPDAQLKMASLPVTLELNPHHQMITSLYHLQRTNSDVAKLLVEQLYDNACIAAGIMEDPRCMLERLNHLLEVTAQYAYHHTENAAAADVTSPDSDTTSTSATEDKRKQPESSAAQEVCTGVPEVEPKKAEAVGREGASA
- a CDS encoding putative M protein, whose protein sequence is MKIGDGNDEETAFVALPEKAKNDTPLIASDHPLLERVQQTLFQQLSSQLKSAQLEYAEKRDQDKRLAHLHEELGLRLYNTQQELLKLQGNLEQLTRVEEEMKARRNQAEANLDKGVQDLEAKQKELDGYVTKLNNAQHELNELKFAVSQAQTYNEQLEADIKLKRREMYKENATLQRRETEKMQQDFLIDELKEKLRDLNDQKCLYENQAAVQTTKIEAARAALHEAQREIEAVAADKQRLLQQWRSSVVGMQRREEALQTVKQMAKKQEEKELAIEAEMRGVQATVREAQEQNENLIAQHNTNTSHMETLQSQIASVERDVEMVEKENNMIQKSVQYTLQEVSRAEVALSHFRNQVKRARKLNEQCKRKEEELEQVQNDTARKKVEALELKARHTGLQEDLTRVQKALVEKEKLVDQYEAEIKKGHIEIDKKQQLVEKLNKEYDERRSKFDDEGSGPLEAKIKGMRSRIPEVKHTNEGQHQERGCATFVKRRLSAAYVTVLSTLPAQISAKKDEQLISQQKRIRLTSEIALNSKEIKEMQGAIKDMRTEMSWVNQLIVKQAEKQQTYERETQSLAHDFGIRMAEHEKLEAQLAETTQNIREEKAKLEEELVEAERQIMLWERKIFLEKEMHEALDPAVGQSELVAMKKEIHRMKLRLDQLKKCQEQMLSEMQRVRLISVSSESSGELDEKTQALVQEITDASTIAAVKKVRNDAKSLTDTLNQFTKQERPELAALFDTFQEWAAAINAAAMPPLPASRFVGE